In Hevea brasiliensis isolate MT/VB/25A 57/8 chromosome 13, ASM3005281v1, whole genome shotgun sequence, a single genomic region encodes these proteins:
- the LOC131172029 gene encoding pentatricopeptide repeat-containing protein At3g22470, mitochondrial-like, producing MKIMIQKGVKPDVVTYNSLMDGFCLCNQMDEATKLFDQMVSGGIANVCSYNILINGYCKSRKIDEATKLFDEMLKTSVVPNTVTYTTFIKGLWEAGRPGNALEVFKSMCSYGQQPNVITFSTILNGLCKQGNLDEALTLFKAMEKSRLKVNCVSYNILINGMCRAGRLTDAKELFSRLFEKGLQPDVYTYSIIIKGLCNEGLLDEAYKVFRGMEECGCLPNDCCYNVIIQGFLRHKDIPEATLLIDEMVDKGFSADATTFELVIHLLRNDNLILTKLRNRPKCSKGANRGYIQSKC from the coding sequence atgaaaataatgatcCAAAAAGGCGTGAAGCCTGATGTTGTCACCTACAATTCATTGATGGACGGATTTTGTCTGTGTAATCAAATGGATGAAGCTacaaaattatttgatcaaatggtaagtGGTGGCATAGCTAATGTCTGTAGCTACAACATCTTGATTAATGGATACTGCAAGAGCAGAAAGATAGATGAAGCAACAAAACTTTTTGATGAAATGCTTAAAACTAGTGTAGTTCCCAACACTGTTACTTATACTACTTTTATAAAGGGATTATGGGAAGCTGGGCGACCTGGAAATGCACTTGAGGTTTTCAAGAGCATGTGTTCTTATGGTCAACAACCAAATGTAATAACTTTCTCAACTATTCTCAATGGCTTGTGCAAACAGGGGAATCTTGATGAGGCACTCACACTATTTAAAGCAATGGAAAAAAGTCGGTTGAAGGTTAATTGTGTGAGCTATAACATTTTGATTAATGGTATGTGTAGAGCTGGGAGGCTTACTGATGCCAAGGAATTGTTTTCTAGGCTTTTTGAAAAAGGTTTACAACCTGATGTTTATACATATAGTATAATAATAAAAGGACTTTGCAATGAAGGTTTACTAGATGAAGCATACAAAGTCTTTAGAGGAATGGAAGAGTGTGGATGTTTACCGAATGATTGCTGTTATAATGTGATTATTCAAGGGTTTCTCAGGCATAAAGATATACCAGAGGCAACACTACTTATTGATGAAATGGTTGATAAAGGATTCTCTGCAGATGCCACCACCTTTGAATTAGTAATACATTTATTGCGCAATGACAATCTCATTCTGACAAAACTACGAAATCGTCCCAAATGTTCTAAAGGTGCAAATAGAGGTTATATCCAAAGCAAGTGTTAG